GCCTTGGATTATAGTAGAGACCTGGCAATTGGAAATGGAGTTCAAGGACCTTTTGACCATTTTTTTGAACTTAAGAATATCAATCACAGTTCTTGGAGGCAGAATATGTTCAACCCAAATGACTTGCTTTTATATGCTGTAACGGATTCAGGTATGAATAGGAAGTGGGGCCGTTCTATTGCTGAAGCTGTTAAGGCTGCTGTAGAAGGAGGTGCTACCATTGTTCAATTAAGGTTTGTTTGATCAAATATGCTTTGGTTTTTGTACCACCCTATACATCTTACAGAATATGTGAGATTCCTTGTCATCACTATTTGACAGTAGATAGAATTCACAGTGATTTAATATGCTAGGCAGGCACCCTATTCTAAAGATCTggaaattactttttttttttcgtgaaCAATCTTAACcttattcttgattttttattttgtttatttcctTCTCTCTCACCCCTTCTCCGCCCTACTGAAAAAAACATTAAGCATCCAGTATTTATTGGCTGAATAGTTGAAGTTTAGCTGATTGTTACATCAggaatattttctattattgtgTGTCCAGATTTCTCTTTGTTGTATTTGAAGCCTGCTTTATGGTGCTTCTCATCTCTTGTATGTACAATTAATACAGTCCCTTTTCTCTCCTTTCCTCACTCAACACTTAAAATCTCCCGAGTTTTAACATGCAGCAATCATTTTTTTAGCCTGATATGCGTCTGACTTTTCAGGGAAAAGGATGCTGAGACACGGGATTTTCTTGATGCTTCCAAAGTATGCCTTGAAATATGCCGTTCCTATGGAGTACCATTACTGATAAATGATCGTTTAGATGTGGCCCTTGCCTGTGATGCCGATGGTGTTCATGTTGGTCAGTCTGACATGCCAATACGTCTTGCAAGAAGCCTACTTGGTCCTGAAAAGATAATCGGTGTGTCATGCAAGACGCCTGAGCAGGCCCACCAAGCATGGATTGATGGGGCTGATTACATTGGTTGTGGTGGTGTATATCCCACTAATACAAAAGCAAATAACCGTACTATAGGCTTAGACGGCTTGAAGAAAGTATGTGAGGCCTCTAAACTGCCTGTGGTAGCAATTGGTGGCATTGGTCTGTCAAATGCACGTGCGGTCATGGAAATTGGTGAACCAAATCTGAAAGGGGTTGCTGTTGTGTCTTCTCTGTTTGACAGGGAATGCATCTTGACTGAGACAAGAAACTTGCACGCCTTAGTAAGTGAGCCAGCATTATTGATACAATGAATATGCCCAAATGTGGGAGCAATTTTGTTTAGCTCTCGTAAGGGAGTGATACAACAGTTGGTTTGCTTTTCAGCTAGGATGGAAATATGCGACTGCTGATTCTTTATGCGAAATgctaaacttaaaaaattcaaataagggAATTTATGCGATGCTAAACAATCGTGGGTGGCAAGACAAAACGTATTTGGAGGTTCATTCATTTGCCTATATTATATGTTCGGTGTACCTTCTGATTTATAGCTTGAATGATCGCAAGATTTATTGCTCAGAAAAAATTAGCctgcttttgtttttttgtactttttctACTGTACAAAAATAATCAGACTATTTTCATCACCAACGTTTTGCAATGATATAAAGCCTCGGAACTTTTTAATAGAGCATTGACTGGTTTTTTAcaacaaagtaaaataaaatacccTCAGCCTAAACCATTGTAAGCTCTGAGGTAACTTCTTTggcataataaatattattgacaTAATATATGAATTGGTACAATTCCACCGAAGATGGAgacttattataactattataaaagttaaatacttTGATAAATTATCGTACTAGTGAAACAATTTCTTATGCTAAAAGGTTAGGAAGAACTAAACTATATTTTGCTGTACAAGATTGagttacataaattaaaagcTTCTACTACAGTTATCATATAGCTGAGAGACATgcaaaaggtaaaaaaaaggACACAAGGAAACACTACACTCAGCATTTTGACCTCCAAACAAAAGCATGTCACCCTAAATCCATTCGCACATAAAGAAGGGAGGCGAGTGGAATGGGGAGCAGAAAGGACAAGTTAATATTTATAAGATGGTCAATTTAACAACCTTAGAAAAAATGTACATCCGTTTATTCAACTACAAGTCCTATGCGGAAAACTGAATTTTATACATACGAGCAAAACACTCACCTTAGTTGAACTAAACCAGGTGCAAAGGAAACCAAGAATCTATTGCTCTATCTAAAAATTAACACTAACTAACATGAAATTCCCCGCTTGCCTGTGCTTCTTTGACTCTCTTTTCATACTCATCTTCCTCAGCTTCAACCTCTGCTTCTTTtgtttcatcttcatcttcttctcctccCCAACCAAATCCTCCAACTGACCTGGATGCCGGTGGTGGAATCTTGGCCTCCTCAACAATATTCATGATGTCTTCTATACTCTGAAGTGAAAAGGTTGGATTTTCTTTTCTGTAGTAGGCAGCTTGAGCTACTTCTGTTAATTCTCTAGGCAAGTTCTTTAAAAACCACGGGTGGGACTTGATTTCCTTAATGGTAATTCTCTGCAGTAAATCAATATCTAGAGTGACAATTTATTTTACCACAAAATGTCCACTTGTGAATTGTGATGAAAGGGAAAGAGGGTAGCTTAAGCATACATGCCCTTATCAGTTCATATCTGAAACTTAGCAAATGACTGAAAAAATATTACCAAACTAACACTATGAAATTGTTGAACAATTATGAGCCAACTTCAAGTAATATCTTTTGCAGGCAGTATGTGCATACCCTAGCTGGATTTGCCACAAAAATGCGAGATAGCATATGTCTGCAGTCTTGAGATATGTGAACATAGTCGGGGATCTTGTATTGAACAGCCATAATTCTCTGTATAAGAATGTTACACAGTCAGAAAGTGCAGGCATTTAATAAATTGGTCAAC
Above is a genomic segment from Vigna radiata var. radiata cultivar VC1973A chromosome 10, Vradiata_ver6, whole genome shotgun sequence containing:
- the LOC106776088 gene encoding serine/threonine-protein kinase SRK2A isoform X2, giving the protein MEYAAGGELFERICSAGRFSEDEGRYFFQQLISGVSYCHSMQICHRDLKLENTLLDGSPAPRLKICDFGYSKSSLLHSRPKSTVGTPAYIAPEVLSRREYDGKLADVWSCGVTLYVMLVGAYPFEDQDDPKNFRKTINRIMAVQYKIPDYVHISQDCRHMLSRIFVANPARRITIKEIKSHPWFLKNLPRELTEVAQAAYYRKENPTFSLQSIEDIMNIVEEAKIPPPASRSVGGFGWGGEEDEDETKEAEVEAEEDEYEKRVKEAQASGEFHVS